Proteins encoded together in one Deltaproteobacteria bacterium PRO3 window:
- a CDS encoding cation-translocating P-type ATPase: MGRLAFPDLADPLGDPLGLRDLAEFSSPGSGGDVNPEVVQHPASPPWHTWTAEAVLGHLRSDRRGLSEEEAARRLARYGWNELKEGKPVKPLKIFLGQFSSLIVWILIAAGLVSGLLQEWADSIAIFSIVLLNGILGFYQEYSAEKSIAALKKMTAPHAKVRRGGELRVLPAREVVPGDILELEAGDLVPADARLLEADSLQSLEAALTGESEPVRKSVAALGAAEVPLGDRKNLLYMGTSISAGAGRAVVVATGMKTEFGRIAGLLQQAAFEEGTPLQKRLQAVGRVLVWASLGIVAVLFLLGYLRGLNPFDLFLTSVSMAVAAVPEGLPAVVTIGLALGVQRMSRRRALIRKLPAVETLGSTNVICTDKTGTLTVGEMTVREIYVGSVAFAVSGEGYGPEGEILLEGRPPGVGQEALIRRLLTVMTGCNEAHLIHEKDRWQAVGDPTEAALLAAARKAGVEQDAVERDFPKLRAFPFDSERKRMSVLRETPGGVPEAMVKGAPDILLALCTHILDEGGLRPIEASDRERLTKQIDAMAERALRVLAAAYRPLEARGFEGLSWEDVESRLVFLGLVGMYDPPRAEAKEAVAKCRSAGIRVVMITGDHPHTALAIARELGIAAEDAKALSGAELDGLSDRELQARVAEIAVYARVSAEHKLRVVRAWKAVGAVIAMTGDGVNDAPAIKGADIGIAMGITGTEVTKEASDMVVTDDNFASIVAAVEEGRGVYDNIKKTLQYLLAGNVGELLLMTTAVLLGLPLPLLPIHLLWINLVTDGLPALCLATDPIDPDVMRRPPRRREAAMTDRAFLYWTLFPGLLTAAIALGVYGYVLRAEGLETARTAAFAVLVYAEMLKSFAFRNERKPFWQVGIFSNARLFAVVTLSVVFQPWAHHVEFLERFFKISAISWRECLLLVAIGAVPLAVIESVKMLKHWFSTRRYACVHS; this comes from the coding sequence TTGGGGCGGCTTGCTTTCCCTGACCTTGCTGACCCTCTTGGTGATCCCCTCGGTTTACGTGATTTGGCGGAGTTTTCATCTCCGGGAAGCGGAGGGGACGTGAACCCGGAAGTCGTCCAGCATCCGGCATCGCCCCCCTGGCACACCTGGACAGCCGAGGCCGTCCTCGGTCACCTGCGTTCGGACCGGCGAGGTCTCTCCGAAGAAGAGGCCGCCCGAAGGTTGGCCCGGTACGGTTGGAACGAGCTCAAAGAGGGCAAGCCGGTCAAGCCGCTCAAGATTTTCCTTGGCCAGTTTTCCAGCCTCATCGTCTGGATCCTGATTGCCGCCGGCCTCGTGTCGGGTCTGTTGCAGGAGTGGGCCGACAGCATCGCGATCTTTTCGATCGTTCTGCTCAACGGAATCCTCGGATTTTACCAAGAGTACAGCGCCGAGAAATCCATCGCCGCACTGAAAAAGATGACCGCGCCCCACGCCAAGGTGCGGCGGGGCGGGGAGCTGCGCGTCCTGCCCGCGAGGGAAGTCGTCCCGGGAGATATTTTGGAATTGGAGGCGGGAGACCTCGTCCCCGCCGACGCCCGGCTGTTGGAGGCCGATTCCCTGCAAAGCCTGGAGGCGGCCTTGACCGGGGAATCCGAGCCGGTCCGCAAATCGGTTGCGGCCTTGGGAGCCGCCGAAGTCCCGCTCGGCGACCGCAAGAACCTGCTCTATATGGGGACCAGCATTTCGGCGGGCGCGGGCCGCGCGGTCGTCGTCGCCACCGGGATGAAGACCGAATTCGGTCGCATCGCCGGCCTACTGCAGCAGGCCGCCTTCGAGGAGGGCACTCCCCTGCAGAAACGTCTGCAGGCCGTGGGTCGCGTCTTGGTGTGGGCCTCCCTGGGGATCGTGGCGGTCCTATTTCTCTTGGGATATTTGCGGGGACTCAACCCCTTCGACCTCTTTTTGACCTCCGTCAGCATGGCGGTGGCGGCGGTTCCGGAGGGGCTGCCCGCGGTGGTCACCATCGGCCTGGCCTTGGGCGTGCAACGCATGTCGCGCCGGCGCGCCTTGATCCGCAAGCTGCCGGCCGTGGAGACCTTGGGCTCCACCAACGTGATCTGCACGGACAAGACGGGGACGCTCACGGTAGGCGAAATGACGGTGCGAGAGATCTACGTCGGCAGCGTCGCATTCGCGGTGAGCGGAGAAGGCTACGGACCGGAGGGGGAAATCCTCCTGGAGGGCCGGCCTCCTGGGGTCGGCCAAGAGGCCTTGATCCGACGCTTGCTGACGGTGATGACCGGGTGCAACGAGGCGCATCTCATTCACGAGAAGGACCGATGGCAGGCCGTCGGGGATCCCACGGAAGCCGCCTTGCTGGCCGCGGCCCGCAAGGCCGGCGTCGAGCAAGACGCCGTGGAGCGGGACTTCCCCAAGCTCCGGGCCTTTCCCTTCGATTCCGAACGAAAGCGGATGTCGGTCCTTCGCGAAACCCCCGGCGGCGTCCCTGAAGCGATGGTCAAGGGGGCCCCCGACATCTTACTGGCCCTGTGCACGCATATCTTGGACGAAGGGGGTCTTCGTCCGATCGAGGCCTCCGACCGGGAGCGCCTGACGAAACAGATCGATGCCATGGCGGAGCGGGCCCTGCGGGTATTGGCCGCCGCGTATCGCCCGCTCGAGGCAAGGGGCTTCGAAGGTCTTTCCTGGGAGGACGTGGAAAGCCGTTTGGTCTTCCTCGGGCTCGTGGGGATGTACGATCCGCCCCGCGCCGAGGCGAAAGAGGCCGTTGCCAAATGCCGGAGCGCCGGCATCCGCGTGGTGATGATCACCGGGGACCACCCGCATACGGCCCTGGCGATAGCCCGGGAGCTCGGCATCGCGGCGGAGGATGCGAAGGCGCTGTCCGGGGCGGAATTGGACGGGCTCTCCGACCGAGAGCTTCAGGCGCGGGTGGCCGAGATTGCGGTCTATGCCCGGGTGAGCGCGGAGCACAAGCTGCGCGTGGTGCGCGCCTGGAAGGCCGTGGGCGCGGTGATCGCGATGACCGGGGACGGCGTGAACGACGCCCCGGCGATCAAGGGGGCCGATATCGGCATCGCGATGGGCATCACCGGCACCGAGGTCACCAAGGAGGCCTCCGACATGGTCGTTACCGACGACAACTTCGCCTCCATCGTCGCGGCGGTCGAGGAGGGCCGCGGCGTCTACGACAACATCAAGAAGACGCTCCAGTATCTCCTGGCGGGCAACGTCGGCGAGTTGCTGTTGATGACGACGGCCGTTTTGCTCGGCCTGCCGCTTCCGCTCCTGCCGATCCACCTGCTTTGGATCAACCTCGTCACCGACGGACTGCCCGCGCTGTGCCTGGCCACCGATCCCATCGACCCCGACGTGATGCGACGCCCACCGCGGCGGCGGGAGGCCGCCATGACGGATCGCGCTTTCCTTTACTGGACGCTCTTCCCCGGCCTGCTGACGGCGGCGATTGCCTTGGGCGTCTATGGGTATGTCTTGCGCGCGGAAGGTCTGGAAACGGCTCGAACCGCCGCCTTCGCCGTGCTGGTTTACGCCGAAATGCTCAAGTCCTTCGCTTTCCGGAACGAGCGGAAGCCGTTTTGGCAAGTGGGGATATTTTCGAACGCCAGGCTCTTCGCGGTGGTCACGCTTTCCGTCGTCTTTCAGCCCTGGGCCCATCATGTCGAATTCCTGGAGAGGTTTTTCAAGATTTCGGCCATCTCCTGGCGGGAGTGTCTACTGCTCGTCGCGATCGGCGCCGTTCCGCTCGCCGTGATCGAATCGGTCAAGATGTTGAAACATTGGTTTTCCACAAGGAGGTACGCATGCGTCCATTCGTGA